TTAGTGATGGCTTGTGTTAATGATATTTGCAGGGAGCTATCACAAAGAGAATGACTGCAATTGAAGAGATGGCGGGCATGGATGTGCTTTGCAGTGATAAAACTGGAACATTGACGCTGAATAAATTAACTGTTGACAAAAATCTTATTGAGGTTGGGGGCAGTTGTGTTGCtgggctttttttttaatgcttatGGATTATAATTTCTTAGTGCATGTCGGAATCTCAATTCTCAGGTTTTTGCAAAAGGAGTAGATGCTGATACTGTTGTGCTCATGGCTGCACAGGCCTCTAGGACTGAGAACCAAGATGCAATAGATTCTGCTATAGTTGGGATGCTGGCTGATCCAAAAGAGGTAACGTGTTGATGCCCTGGCATTTTTTCCTCTTAATGAAGTAATTTGAATGTGAACTTAAGATGGTATtctgtttcctttttttctaCAAAAGGCCCGTGCTGGCATTCAAGAGGTACATTTCCTTCCTTTTAATCCAACTGATAAGCGCACTGCTTTAACTTACCTTGACAGTGAAGGTAGAATGCATAGAGTTAGCAAAGGGGCACCAGAGCAGGTAACTTGTCCCCACATTCTTATTTGTATAGTTgccctgtttttttttttttcctttttcaaatttttatcctGATTCCTGgctgcaattttatttttaagattctaCATCTTGTACACAACAAGTCAGACATCGAGCGAAGAGTTCATGCTGTTATTGATAAATTTGCAGAGCGAGGCCTAAGATCTCTTGCTGTGGCCTACCAGGTgattggaattttttttcttttataatcctgtttaaaatttatgttttgttggtactctattttatctttcatgtcattattactaatttttaatttccttcATTATCTAGGAAGTTCCTgatggaagaaaagaaagtcCTGGAGGGCCATGGCAATTTATTGGTTTGATGCCTCTCTTTGATCCACCTAGGCATGATAGTGCAGAGACCATCAGGAGGGCTTTGAATCTTGGAGTAAATGTTAAAATGATTACAGGTGGTTTCCATTTAGCAATTCGAAGTCATGTTTTACTTGTGGAATGATATTGTTGGACTACCATACTACTGCCTGGTGAAACCAGAattgagcaataacttgatgcatgttttgaaaaattactaaattttaagTTCAGTGGATATCATTTAACTTGTTATAAAAATTGAGTGGAATTCTTCATGTTCTTCAACAGCATACTTTTGTTGCTTTTACAGAATGATGAATCTATTCTCTGAATTAATTGTGCGAATACTGCATAAAAAAGGTCATTAGGTTTTGGTATAGCTGTTAGTATTTGGAATGACTAGTTGATTCTATTGTTGCATTTCTTCTTggagttttagtttttttgcaAATTCATCTTAGAAAATTAGGTAGATATATAGTATCTAAGGGCTGTGATTTTGTCCTAACATCTTTGATAGTTGCATTAATAATGTTGAATCAAATTCTCATATTTTGCTTGATATAGTAAATATTATCTCTATGAACTAGCATGTTTTGTTTAAATCTGTGAGTATTTTCAGGAGATCAACTGGCAATTGGGAAGGAAACTGGACGACGATTGGGAATGGGAACAAACATGTATCCTTCATCTGCTTTGCTAGGACAGGACAAGGATGAGTCTATTGCTGCTTTACCAATTGATGAGTTGATAGAAAAAGCTGACGGCTTTGCTGGTGTTTTCCCTGGTACTTTCTTTTTCCCAAAAtagaaaatagttttatttagctcaatttattttcatgctATTTGTTTACATTTGATGTATGCCTGATTTAAAATGTATACTTGAGTGCTTAGAGCCTAGTTTTCAATTGTCCTTGGTTACATTATTGACTTAAATATGTTTATTGGTTCAGAACACAAATATGAGATAGTAAAACGTTTGCAAGCTAGGAAACATATATGCGGTATGACTGGTGATGGAGTCAATGATGCTCCTGCTCTTAAGAAGGCTGACATTGGGATAGCTGTTGCGGATGCTACTGATGCAGCTCGTAGTGCTTCTGATATCGTCCTTACCGAACCTGGCCTTAGTGTCATCATCAGTGCTGTCTTGACGAGTCGAGCTATCTTTCAACGTATGAAAAATTACACAGTAAGTACTGATTCTGAATGTAGTGCAGTTTCCTTTCCTTTAACTTAAAGTTTCTATGTTGAACacattttttttcctatgaTCTCTAGGTTATTCACAGTGATGTCATGTTGTCCTGCATAGGCTTGGAGCCTAGATTGACATTAATTCTTACACTCTTATACTTTATACCAGTTTACTTACATTTATCTATTCCCCTTGCCAGATATATGCAGTTTCCATTACAATCCGTATTGTGGTAAGATGTTCTTCTTTTTGGATGTTGTAGATCATATTGATTCATTTTTTCTGTGGTGCTTTAGTCGATAAGATTAATTTTGCTTGTTTGTTATGTTAACAGCTTGGCTTCATGCTTCTGGCACTAATATGGAAGTTTGACTTTCCTCCATTTATGGTGCTTATTATTGCTATCCTCAATGATGGTTTGTTTTGTTCTCACCTCAAATTTCTAATTGAatgtgtaaaatattaaaaaattttgtaaatctGAAATAAGATATGTTCAGTTGCGGTACTTGTAACATAAGATGATCACCTTGGGAGATCCTTTTTTCCTTCTAATTGGTTAAGGGTTtgtaattcatttttctttttatgctAGTCGATAATGTTGCTCTTTGCtttattctgttaaaatttttgatgACTTCCAGGTACGATTATGACAATATCAAAGGATAGGGTGAAACCATCACCTTTGCCAGACAGCTGGAAGCTAGCTGAGATTTTTACAACTGGCATTGTTCTTGGTAGTTACCTGGCATTGATGACTGTTATTTTCTTTTGGGCAGCATACAAAACAGATTTCTTCCCAGTAAGATGATATTCCATTCCTAAAGATTTAGTTTGTTCTGAACTTGGATGATATAGCTAGTTGCTTATATATCATTCGAAAGCATTGTCCACCCTAGCATTTGATTTTCATCTTGTTGAAGTAAACTTCCATCTTGGTGCCAAATGAAAGAGGGGTTCCTTCATAGAGAAACCTTGTAGACTTCCGATGGAACTTTCAAACGATTTATTTGCCTTTTTATTTGGCAGCGAACATTTGGGGTATCAACCCTTGAGAAAACAGCTAATGATGATTTCCGAAAGCTTGCCTCAGCTGTGTATCTGCAAGTGAGCATCATCAGTCAGGCCCTTATATTTGTGACACGATCCCGAAGTTGGTCTTTTGTTGAGCAACCTGGCTTATTGCTTGTAATAGCTTTTGTGATTGCTCAGCTGGTGAGCCAATTGCTCCTTTCTGTTTAATtgcaaatttaaacaaatatgtTTGGTAGATTAAGAAACACTtaacaattaattttcattatggGCAGATTGCTACTCTGATTGCTGTCTATGCAAATTGGAGCTTTGCTGCAATTGAAGGGATTGGGTGGGGGTGGGCTGGTGTGATCTGGCTTTATAATATCATCTTCTACATCTCacttgattttatcaagttcaTCATTCGCTATGCTCTGAGCGGGAGGGCTTGGGATCTTGTTATTGAGCAGAGGGTATGAATTCCCATGATTTGCTGAGAATTTTTGCCTAGCTTGTATTTTGTCTTATTGTATTTTTAACGATTTCTTTTTCGATGTAGATTGCCTTTACAAGGCAAAAGGATTTTGGTAAGGAACAACGTGAGCTTCAATGGGCACACGCACAAAGGACATTGCATGGGTTGCAAGCACCTGATTCCAAGATGTTCACCGAGCGGACCCATTTCAACGAACTCAATCAGATGGCTGAAGAAGCTAAAAGGAGAGCTGAAATCGCCAGGTGAGCTGCAATCTTAGgagtgttttattttaaatcatgcTGTGTGAACCTTCTATAAGTTGCCTATAGTCTTCCTTCTAAATGGATATTACTTGATATATCTTAAGAGGTCGTTTGAttccagtttttgaagattaccttggtaatctatcttttattctcttgtttggtttgtcagtaatatattacagtaatcttctattaccaatactgatgtgataggtaatataggtggtaatctgattaccacttttacattagatatttaaatatcactaagataatcttgattttattataattatattattatttattaattttttaagacaaaaataaatttatttttaattaatatgacaaataatataaaaaatatttaaaaataattatattcaagagcatttatataaaataatttactaataattttttataatctttaatcaaacacaataattatttatacctatcaaattttatcaaatatagtaatcatttatatccagtaatcttctaagtaatttatcttcaagagaatttttctattttgataataaaacattacccaaaccaaatatTCCTTACAAATATTAATGCATTCCTTCTTAATATATTGACTAGCTCTGGTTTTCGTTCTATGCCTCCGATTGTTTTGGTTTATCCATCTACTGCTTTTCTATcctcttgaaaaagaaaaaataattaatttgttctGTTTTGGTGGCTTCTTTCAGATTGAGGGAACTTCATACACTGAAAGGTCATGTAGAATCAGTGGTGAGATTGAAGAATCTTGACATTGACACTATTCAGCAAGCTTACACAGTCTAAACGAGATCATCTATTGACGTAGTCATTTATTAAGAGATTTCCATTGCTGACATTAAAGACATGTAATCCACATGCTGCAAGTTATCCGTCGACAGTGTTAGTTTTGGCATCTATGATTTCCGTTTGAGCACTTTAAAGTGCTGTGACAAGCCTTTTTTGTATGTCTTCCTCCCTGCTCTGAAAAATCGCCTATCAGAGCAATGTGGCGTTTGATGtttatattagtaaaatttaaggCCGGTTTTTCTATTTCGGTGGACAAACTCTTTATGGTTAGATAGTTACTTTTGCTGTTGATATTGAGCAATAAGTGCTTAGAGACATGAAATATATTGGATTCAGTATTTTTTGCTTCTGGAATGTTTGAACATggattcgagctcgagctgaatCTGGAATCAGTAACCACCTTTGTCTcctaaaaagtgaaaaatgtaaaatatatcaTACATATGTTCAAAATTAGCAAACTaagaagtaataattttatttatcatccTCCATAGCCTAAAAGCTATATTAATATCTGCCCACAATCATGTGACATCTCCATGAATTCTATCTTCTATGAACATAAACATCAAACTAAAGCTTTATCTGATTGCTTTTGCTCTCCATTGTCTTCAAGGGTAATGGAGACAATCTCTTTGTACTTGTACCACCTAGAGCATACTAAAAAGTAGCAAAAATTCAGAGTCCCCAAAGCAGCAATCccgtaataataataatctaacCTTCCCTTGTTCAGATCTTCAGCTAACCAATTACCAGTTGCAGATCCTTCTGTTGTTT
This sequence is a window from Mangifera indica cultivar Alphonso chromosome 20, CATAS_Mindica_2.1, whole genome shotgun sequence. Protein-coding genes within it:
- the LOC123204027 gene encoding ATPase 11, plasma membrane-type-like isoform X2 gives rise to the protein MGEKGEVLEAVLKETVDLENIPIEEVFENLRCSREGLCSKAAEERLTIFGYNKLEEKKESKVLKFLGFMWNPLSWVMEAAAIMAIALANGGGKPPDWQDFVGIITLLIINSTISFIEENNAGNAAAALMARLAPKAKVLRDGRWSEQDAAVLVPGDIISIKLGDIIPADARLLEGDPLKIDQSALTGESLPVTKGPGDGVYSGSTCKQGEIEAVVIATGVHTFFGKAAHLVDTTNQVGHFQKVLTAIGNFCICSIAVGMIIEIIVMYPIQDRKYRPGIDNLLVLLIGGIPIAMPTVLSVTMAIGSHRLSQQGAITKRMTAIEEMAGMDVLCSDKTGTLTLNKLTVDKNLIEASRTENQDAIDSAIVGMLADPKEARAGIQEVHFLPFNPTDKRTALTYLDSEGRMHRVSKGAPEQILHLVHNKSDIERRVHAVIDKFAERGLRSLAVAYQEVPDGRKESPGGPWQFIGLMPLFDPPRHDSAETIRRALNLGVNVKMITGDQLAIGKETGRRLGMGTNMYPSSALLGQDKDESIAALPIDELIEKADGFAGVFPEHKYEIVKRLQARKHICGMTGDGVNDAPALKKADIGIAVADATDAARSASDIVLTEPGLSVIISAVLTSRAIFQRMKNYTIYAVSITIRIVLGFMLLALIWKFDFPPFMVLIIAILNDGTIMTISKDRVKPSPLPDSWKLAEIFTTGIVLGSYLALMTVIFFWAAYKTDFFPRTFGVSTLEKTANDDFRKLASAVYLQVSIISQALIFVTRSRSWSFVEQPGLLLVIAFVIAQLIATLIAVYANWSFAAIEGIGWGWAGVIWLYNIIFYISLDFIKFIIRYALSGRAWDLVIEQRIAFTRQKDFGKEQRELQWAHAQRTLHGLQAPDSKMFTERTHFNELNQMAEEAKRRAEIARLRELHTLKGHVESVVRLKNLDIDTIQQAYTV
- the LOC123204027 gene encoding ATPase 11, plasma membrane-type-like isoform X1, with the protein product MGEKGEVLEAVLKETVDLENIPIEEVFENLRCSREGLCSKAAEERLTIFGYNKLEEKKESKVLKFLGFMWNPLSWVMEAAAIMAIALANGGGKPPDWQDFVGIITLLIINSTISFIEENNAGNAAAALMARLAPKAKVLRDGRWSEQDAAVLVPGDIISIKLGDIIPADARLLEGDPLKIDQSALTGESLPVTKGPGDGVYSGSTCKQGEIEAVVIATGVHTFFGKAAHLVDTTNQVGHFQKVLTAIGNFCICSIAVGMIIEIIVMYPIQDRKYRPGIDNLLVLLIGGIPIAMPTVLSVTMAIGSHRLSQQGAITKRMTAIEEMAGMDVLCSDKTGTLTLNKLTVDKNLIEVFAKGVDADTVVLMAAQASRTENQDAIDSAIVGMLADPKEARAGIQEVHFLPFNPTDKRTALTYLDSEGRMHRVSKGAPEQILHLVHNKSDIERRVHAVIDKFAERGLRSLAVAYQEVPDGRKESPGGPWQFIGLMPLFDPPRHDSAETIRRALNLGVNVKMITGDQLAIGKETGRRLGMGTNMYPSSALLGQDKDESIAALPIDELIEKADGFAGVFPEHKYEIVKRLQARKHICGMTGDGVNDAPALKKADIGIAVADATDAARSASDIVLTEPGLSVIISAVLTSRAIFQRMKNYTIYAVSITIRIVLGFMLLALIWKFDFPPFMVLIIAILNDGTIMTISKDRVKPSPLPDSWKLAEIFTTGIVLGSYLALMTVIFFWAAYKTDFFPRTFGVSTLEKTANDDFRKLASAVYLQVSIISQALIFVTRSRSWSFVEQPGLLLVIAFVIAQLIATLIAVYANWSFAAIEGIGWGWAGVIWLYNIIFYISLDFIKFIIRYALSGRAWDLVIEQRIAFTRQKDFGKEQRELQWAHAQRTLHGLQAPDSKMFTERTHFNELNQMAEEAKRRAEIARLRELHTLKGHVESVVRLKNLDIDTIQQAYTV